In Lathyrus oleraceus cultivar Zhongwan6 chromosome 2, CAAS_Psat_ZW6_1.0, whole genome shotgun sequence, the DNA window GATACCTTATCCCATTTTCCTAGAGTTGCATACACATTTGAAAGAGCTACATAATTCCCAGGATTATTTGGTTCCAGTTTCAATAACCATTTTGCTATATAATCTGCAAGTTCAGTCTCATGATTCTGTCCACATGCAGCAAGCAGAGATCCTAATATGTGTGCATCTGGAGGACTTGGCATTGTCAAGATAATCCTAAGAGCTTCATCTAGCTGGCCATCAATTGCAAGGAGTTTCACTAGGCAACCATAGTGTTCTTCACTTGGCTTCATTTGGAGTTCACACACCATGTATTTGAAAAGCTCTAGGCCTTCCTTCAGCAATCTCCCATGGCTGCATGCTGACAAGGCACTAGTAAAAGTTATGTGATCCGGCACTATACGTTCTTTCACCATTTCTTTAAAAAGTGCAAGGGCTTCTGCAGATTTACCATGTGAAGCATAAGCAGATATCATTGCATTGTACACAGGCAATTCCTTTGTTGAACATATAACGAAAACACGCTTTGCAGGATCCAAATTTCCACATTTAGCATACATGTCAATAATAGAGGTTGTAATTTGAAGGGAAAAAGACATGAAATTTCTCATAACATACCCATGAATTGCCCTTCCATAGTTCAATAATGCCATATTTGTGCATGCTGACAGTGCGGAAGTTATGCTTATGCTATTAGGTCTCATCCCTGCGTCTTGCATTTGTCGGAAAACCGTATTAGCTTCGTAACAAAAACCATTTTGAGCCAAGCCAGATATCATAGTAGTCCATGTGATCAAATTCGGCGTTACACCCGATGATTGCATTTCCGAAAACATGTCTTGAGCCTCAACAGCCTGACCATTTCTAAAGAAACCGAATATCAAAGAGTTCCACGAAACAACATTCGGAGGAACACTCTCCAGTTGCATTTGAAAGAACAATTTCAAAGCCTCACCACTCAAACCCTTCTCCGCAAAAGCTGCCAACATTGTATTCCACAACACAAGATCTTTCTTCACTGCAAAACAAAAAACTCTTCTCGCACAATCCATTCTGCCGCACTTTGCATACATATCTACGATGCCACTCAACACAACCACGTCAGAGTCAAATTCATTCCTAATGCAAAACCCATGTAACTTCTTACCAAGTTCTACATCTCTTGTATCCGCAGCAACAGCCAACAAAGAAGACAGTGTGACACAATCAAACCTCATGTTTTCCTCCTCCCTCATCCAACCACACATCTCAAGCACCTCCTCGAACATTCCAAACTGCACATAACTAGATATCATCAAATTCCAAGTCACCTCATCTTTCAAAACCGCAATATTTCTAAAAACTAACTCAACCTCCTCAATCAAACCAACCTTAGAATAAAAATTCATAATAGAGCTACCTAAAATGTTACCTAACTCAAATCCCATTAAAACAACAAGAG includes these proteins:
- the LOC127117757 gene encoding pentatricopeptide repeat-containing protein At5g55740, chloroplastic isoform X1; this encodes MHGLASLHVTPTTTIPQLLTHSKLPQSPPKQQHFTNNTSIHNRISFLCKHVRIQEAVDSLYQLPQHFRIGPDIYGELLQGCVYARALSLGLQIHAHVIKKGPSFSSNEFIESKLVILYAKCGLADIAVHLFRNVVQNQNLFSWAAIIGLQARMGLSQEALLNYVEMMEKGFLPDNFVVPNALKACGALRWGGFGKGIHGYVVKMNKEFDGCVYVATSLVDMYGKCGFLEDAEKVFDDMPQKNVIAWNSMIAVFARNGMNMEAVELFKKMRYQGVELSEVTLAGFFSACANLEAVEEGKQVHALVVLMGFELGNILGSSIMNFYSKVGLIEEVELVFRNIAVLKDEVTWNLMISSYVQFGMFEEVLEMCGWMREEENMRFDCVTLSSLLAVAADTRDVELGKKLHGFCIRNEFDSDVVVLSGIVDMYAKCGRMDCARRVFCFAVKKDLVLWNTMLAAFAEKGLSGEALKLFFQMQLESVPPNVVSWNSLIFGFFRNGQAVEAQDMFSEMQSSGVTPNLITWTTMISGLAQNGFCYEANTVFRQMQDAGMRPNSISITSALSACTNMALLNYGRAIHGYVMRNFMSFSLQITTSIIDMYAKCGNLDPAKRVFVICSTKELPVYNAMISAYASHGKSAEALALFKEMVKERIVPDHITFTSALSACSHGRLLKEGLELFKYMVCELQMKPSEEHYGCLVKLLAIDGQLDEALRIILTMPSPPDAHILGSLLAACGQNHETELADYIAKWLLKLEPNNPGNYVALSNVYATLGKWDKVSNIRGFMKEKGLKKIPGCSWIEVEQELHVFIASDKSHPKKEEIYMILDLLGFEMYYADYK
- the LOC127117757 gene encoding pentatricopeptide repeat-containing protein At5g55740, chloroplastic isoform X2, with translation MHGLASLHVTPTTTIPQLLTHSKLPQSPPKQQHFTNNTSIHNRISFLCKHVRIQEAVDSLYQLPQHFRIGPDIYGELLQGCVYARALSLGLQIHAHVIKKGPSFSSNEFIESKLVILYAKCGLADIAVHLFRNVVQNQNLFSWAAIIGLQARMGLSQEALLNYVEMMEKGFLPDNFVVPNALKACGALRWGGFGKGIHGYVVKMNKEFDGCVYVATSLVDMYGKCGFLEDAEKVFDDMPQKNVIAWNSMIAVFARNGMNMEAVELFKKMRYQGVELSEVTLAGFFSACANLEAVEEGKQFGMFEEVLEMCGWMREEENMRFDCVTLSSLLAVAADTRDVELGKKLHGFCIRNEFDSDVVVLSGIVDMYAKCGRMDCARRVFCFAVKKDLVLWNTMLAAFAEKGLSGEALKLFFQMQLESVPPNVVSWNSLIFGFFRNGQAVEAQDMFSEMQSSGVTPNLITWTTMISGLAQNGFCYEANTVFRQMQDAGMRPNSISITSALSACTNMALLNYGRAIHGYVMRNFMSFSLQITTSIIDMYAKCGNLDPAKRVFVICSTKELPVYNAMISAYASHGKSAEALALFKEMVKERIVPDHITFTSALSACSHGRLLKEGLELFKYMVCELQMKPSEEHYGCLVKLLAIDGQLDEALRIILTMPSPPDAHILGSLLAACGQNHETELADYIAKWLLKLEPNNPGNYVALSNVYATLGKWDKVSNIRGFMKEKGLKKIPGCSWIEVEQELHVFIASDKSHPKKEEIYMILDLLGFEMYYADYK